The following is a genomic window from Myxococcales bacterium.
AAAGACCAGCAGATAAAAAACCAAAAAGGAATTTTTCTTTTATGAGCCTTGAACACTGCATGGCCACTAATTCTTTCGACCACGCTGACCAGATTAGAGTGCAAAAAAGCTACACTTGAAGATTTTCCTCCCATAAGCCACAGAGGAATCATCAAAATGATTAAAAGACCTGCGTAAGGCCATTGAAAATCTATACTCGCCATGTTTTTGACAGCTCTTTATAAATTTGAAGTAATTCATCACCATTCACGTGGCTGATGGCTCTAAAACGATCTTGATTCAATAATCTTAACAGCTCATCTTTCTTAGATTTATTTTTGCATAAACGCTCAAGACTCAACTCCACATTCTCAACCGCTACGAGAGAAGAGTTTGCCGGATATTTCATGCGTGCAAGATTGCGTATTAACCATGAAAGTTGAGTTTGAAGCTGGCTTACATTATGTGTTTCATTAAATTTAAGCTCTATAGCGCTTAGTTGAGCCATATAATTTTTTCTCAAGCGACTCTTTTTAAGTGAGTGTCTTAGCAGAAAAAAAAGTGCAATGGCCAAAGATAGAACAATTAAAATTACCGCATAATATCCCCATGCCAAAGGCAACAGTGAAGGCTCAAGGGGCAAATGAACATCTTTAAGCTCACTTAAAATTTGCTCATCCATTGTTTCACCACTTACCCAAAAATAATTTATTTAACTCTTCATCAAGATTATCGCTGGTTTTAAACTCAAGAAAAGGTATCTCAAGTTTTCGAAAAAATTCTTTTTGCATTGCGCTATGAGATTTGAACCAATCTTTATAGTGCTCCTGAATATTTTTGTCATTGCTGTTGAATATAAGTTGATGTTCTCCATAACTCATACCAAGCTGACCAATTGAAGGAAGTTCAAGTTCCAAAGGGTCAATAATCTTAAGCGCAATCACGTCATTTTTTTTTAAAATTCTAATCAGCCATGCTCGCATGCTTGAATCAAAATCTAAAAAATCGCTCATCAAAAATAATTGTGATCCCCGATGAACTCTATTGCAAAGGTGTTGAAACACCCCATGCCAAAAATTCGGTGCAACTTCTTCGCCGCTTTTTTCCGTACTCTTAGCTATTTGCCCTAAAAAACGGCTCACATAATTACGACGCATACTTAGGGGACAATCGATCACACGATGACCATCGAAAATAGCTCCCCCAATTTGATCAGCACCATTTAATGCTGCAAAAGCGAGTCGTGCAGCAATGCGAGCAGATAAAACCGACTTAAAACAATTTTTGGTACCAAAAAACATATGAGGACGCATATCTATTGCCAAATAGACTGGTCTATTTTTTTCTTCAACAAAAATCTTGGTGTAAAGATTGTTGAGCCTGGCACTTACTTTCCAATCGATATTCCTGATTTCATCTTGAGGGACATAAGGGCGTGACTCAAAAAATTCCATCCCTCGCCCTCTAATGCTTGAACGTTTAAGCCCGCCGCTCTGAGCTTTCGCTTTGCGCTTTAGATGCAAAGTTTTATTGAGAGACTTTTGCCCTTCATGAAAAAGTTCGGCCAAAGTACAAAAAATGCCGTTTGAAACGACATTGCTTGATGATTGCTGACGAAACAAAGCAGGCATAGTCACCTCAAGGCAAAGGAAGGGCATTGAGAATTTCATCGATTACTTGATCACGCGTTAGCCCTTTGGCTTCGGCATCAAAGGTCAAACCAATACGATGACGTAAAATTTCATGTACCACTTCATGGATATCACTTGGAGCAACAAAATCTTTATTTTTTAACCATGCTACGGCCCGTGCGGTTCTATCCATATAGATGCTTGCACGTGGACTTGCACCAAAATCGATCATGCCAGCTAATGTATCAGAAATTTTTTCGGGGAATCTTGTGGCCATAATAATTTGCACCAGATATTCTTCCACCGCAGGATCCATATGCACATCATAGATATCTTTGCGAATAGAA
Proteins encoded in this region:
- a CDS encoding DUF4381 family protein, whose amino-acid sequence is MDEQILSELKDVHLPLEPSLLPLAWGYYAVILIVLSLAIALFFLLRHSLKKSRLRKNYMAQLSAIELKFNETHNVSQLQTQLSWLIRNLARMKYPANSSLVAVENVELSLERLCKNKSKKDELLRLLNQDRFRAISHVNGDELLQIYKELSKTWRV
- a CDS encoding DUF58 domain-containing protein translates to MPALFRQQSSSNVVSNGIFCTLAELFHEGQKSLNKTLHLKRKAKAQSGGLKRSSIRGRGMEFFESRPYVPQDEIRNIDWKVSARLNNLYTKIFVEEKNRPVYLAIDMRPHMFFGTKNCFKSVLSARIAARLAFAALNGADQIGGAIFDGHRVIDCPLSMRRNYVSRFLGQIAKSTEKSGEEVAPNFWHGVFQHLCNRVHRGSQLFLMSDFLDFDSSMRAWLIRILKKNDVIALKIIDPLELELPSIGQLGMSYGEHQLIFNSNDKNIQEHYKDWFKSHSAMQKEFFRKLEIPFLEFKTSDNLDEELNKLFLGKW